One Methanobacterium sp. genomic region harbors:
- a CDS encoding ABC transporter permease yields the protein MKVIALAKKEAQDILTNRIYIMVVFVQIFIILGAFGLGVGSAVITDPGLLDKFGVTSHLTVGISEDLKNSTIANDLSAQKLNVVYFKNMSKADKLLGSELIAVVTVSSSPKQDILVQSDTSNPFYPIVSEKISDAVNKFKLEKKLQSAGISKEMIQKIENPVILNQININEDNIAKLALNTSYFVEIMYGFIVPFVLLLPFFLASNIVTDSIVGEKERKTFEMILMTPISSSMVVIGKILPILSFSLIQSIAWIILLNLLGVPIYNVFVLIFMLVFIGLAFIGMGILISMLVDSTKEANSAITLALMFATFIFFMPLFIKMPYLEGILNIIPTVLMVKLSSTPIISWDMILFFIPTILASTLIFALAVTYFRHERAIRL from the coding sequence ATGAAGGTAATCGCACTTGCAAAAAAAGAAGCTCAAGATATATTGACTAACCGAATTTACATCATGGTTGTGTTTGTTCAGATATTTATAATTCTTGGGGCGTTTGGTTTGGGGGTAGGAAGTGCTGTTATAACTGATCCTGGACTCCTGGATAAGTTTGGAGTTACATCCCATCTTACAGTGGGGATTTCTGAAGATTTGAAAAATTCAACCATTGCAAATGATCTAAGTGCCCAAAAACTGAATGTAGTTTATTTCAAAAATATGAGTAAAGCTGATAAATTGCTTGGATCAGAATTAATTGCTGTAGTTACGGTTTCATCTTCTCCAAAACAGGATATACTTGTTCAATCAGATACATCTAATCCTTTTTACCCAATAGTATCTGAAAAAATAAGTGATGCTGTAAATAAATTTAAATTAGAAAAGAAACTGCAATCTGCAGGAATAAGTAAAGAAATGATCCAGAAAATTGAAAATCCAGTGATTTTAAATCAAATAAATATTAATGAGGATAACATAGCGAAATTGGCCTTAAATACTTCTTATTTTGTGGAAATAATGTATGGATTCATAGTTCCATTTGTTCTCCTCCTCCCGTTTTTCCTTGCAAGTAACATAGTAACAGATAGTATTGTGGGGGAAAAAGAGAGAAAAACATTTGAAATGATTCTTATGACTCCTATTTCAAGTTCAATGGTAGTAATTGGAAAAATTTTACCTATTCTTTCATTTTCACTGATTCAGAGCATTGCATGGATCATTTTACTGAATTTGCTTGGGGTTCCAATTTATAACGTGTTTGTTTTAATTTTCATGCTTGTTTTCATTGGTTTAGCATTTATTGGGATGGGGATATTGATATCTATGCTTGTTGACAGTACTAAAGAGGCAAATTCGGCTATAACACTTGCTTTAATGTTTGCAACATTTATCTTCTTTATGCCTCTCTTTATAAAAATGCCTTATCTTGAAGGAATTTTAAATATTATTCCAACAGTTCTAATGGTTAAATTATCTTCAACTCCAATTATCTCATGGGATATGATATTATTTTTCATTCCTACGATTTTAGCATCTACCCTAATTTTTGCACTGGCTGTAACATACTTTAGACATGAAAGAGCTATTAGGCTCTAA
- a CDS encoding ABC transporter ATP-binding protein produces MDLKEDMIKIDSLTKYFGEIQALDNLSLNIKKGELLGIIGPNGAGKTTTIRIICGILKPDMGTVFVGGHDVLEDPITTKSMIGYLPEEPNLYERFKARDLLRYFGELYGVPKEKLNDRVYELLELVGMENRAEHKINTFSKGLRQRIGIARALIHDPEIIIFDEPTMGLDPATALSIRSFIEDLKGEKTIILCTHYMEEADALCDRVAILSGGKIRDMGTPDYLKAKIHGQTILQIKINHADIDTDKILNFNSVENVNLKGKNLEVSLNSKEDISDIVSLIGHNVASVNTKEPSLEDVFIHAVK; encoded by the coding sequence TTGGACTTAAAAGAAGATATGATTAAAATAGACTCTCTCACTAAATATTTTGGTGAAATACAGGCTTTAGATAATTTAAGCCTGAATATTAAGAAAGGAGAGCTTTTAGGGATCATAGGGCCAAATGGAGCTGGAAAGACCACTACAATACGGATAATATGTGGTATATTGAAACCAGATATGGGGACTGTTTTTGTTGGTGGACACGATGTTCTGGAAGATCCAATTACAACTAAATCAATGATAGGGTACCTTCCAGAAGAGCCAAATTTATATGAAAGGTTTAAAGCACGCGATCTGCTTAGATATTTTGGTGAACTTTATGGGGTCCCAAAAGAAAAGCTTAACGATAGAGTTTATGAGCTTCTTGAGCTTGTTGGAATGGAAAATCGCGCAGAACATAAAATAAACACATTTTCAAAGGGGCTACGTCAAAGAATTGGTATTGCAAGGGCTTTAATCCACGATCCAGAAATCATTATATTTGATGAACCTACAATGGGACTGGACCCTGCTACTGCACTTTCAATTAGAAGTTTTATAGAAGACCTTAAAGGTGAAAAGACCATAATTTTGTGCACTCACTACATGGAAGAAGCCGATGCTCTCTGTGATAGGGTCGCGATTTTAAGTGGAGGTAAAATCAGGGATATGGGCACTCCTGATTATCTTAAGGCAAAAATTCACGGTCAAACTATACTCCAGATAAAAATTAACCATGCAGATATAGATACTGATAAAATTCTTAATTTTAATTCTGTAGAAAATGTAAACTTAAAGGGTAAAAATCTGGAAGTATCTTTAAATTCTAAAGAAGACATTTCAGATATAGTTAGCTTGATTGGACATAATGTAGCATCTGTAAATACTAAAGAGCCGTCACTTGAGGATGTATTCATTCATGCTGTGAAATAG
- a CDS encoding ABC transporter permease has translation MRFSTITKWEFKNTLSSRKFLMIFLMQLSVLVLMIVFLNMFIGNIESENGVTLSPSLTNFASMGVSDTSGLFEKQLNHEVLGITPLGSNESVNQVKSGKATAALIVPENSIGKIDTFQPITLNLFVDYADPKRSVVTEEVNSTVKVISSSISNQWISSLVPSTSTIDPDVREEKKGESLPLQLIKKMMVSILLFLPLFLFGNMIIDSIVGEKERKTGEILIAMPLSHGEIIIGKNLAVVLVIAVQVALWILILLVAGFDLKNPILVYLVIILTSIPIVGITSVIAAYSKNYKEAGIGLSFIYIGIVGFLVIPALAYISSKSAAANISPMTLVMRLFSGDPISMTDLMIPIISILIISAISYWITIKLFERDDIMFGPRPGIVRLALELVGIKNISKMN, from the coding sequence ATGAGATTTTCAACTATAACTAAATGGGAGTTTAAAAATACCCTCTCGAGCAGAAAGTTTTTGATGATCTTTTTAATGCAGCTTTCTGTCTTAGTTTTAATGATAGTTTTCTTAAACATGTTTATTGGCAATATAGAATCTGAAAACGGCGTTACGTTATCTCCATCTTTGACTAATTTTGCTTCAATGGGCGTTTCAGATACAAGTGGCTTATTTGAAAAACAATTGAATCATGAAGTTCTTGGTATAACTCCACTCGGAAGTAATGAATCGGTAAACCAGGTTAAAAGTGGTAAGGCCACAGCTGCGTTGATTGTTCCTGAAAATTCTATTGGTAAAATAGATACTTTCCAACCTATTACTTTAAATCTGTTTGTTGATTATGCCGATCCGAAGAGGAGTGTGGTGACTGAGGAGGTAAATTCTACAGTTAAAGTTATTTCTTCTTCTATCTCTAATCAATGGATAAGTTCACTGGTTCCTTCCACAAGTACAATTGACCCTGATGTTAGGGAAGAAAAAAAAGGAGAGTCCTTACCATTACAGCTTATTAAAAAAATGATGGTTTCAATCCTGCTTTTCCTTCCCCTTTTCCTTTTTGGAAATATGATCATCGACAGTATTGTAGGTGAAAAGGAGAGGAAAACAGGAGAAATATTGATAGCCATGCCTTTGAGCCATGGAGAAATTATAATTGGAAAAAATTTGGCAGTAGTTTTAGTAATAGCTGTTCAAGTAGCACTGTGGATTCTTATACTGTTAGTGGCAGGTTTTGACCTTAAAAATCCTATTTTAGTTTATTTAGTGATTATATTAACCTCTATTCCGATCGTGGGGATAACAAGTGTCATAGCAGCATATTCTAAGAATTATAAAGAGGCAGGGATTGGATTAAGCTTTATTTATATAGGGATTGTTGGATTTCTCGTGATCCCAGCCCTTGCTTATATCTCAAGTAAGTCAGCCGCAGCTAACATCTCTCCAATGACCCTTGTAATGCGCCTGTTTTCAGGTGATCCCATCTCTATGACAGATTTAATGATTCCAATCATTTCTATACTTATTATAAGTGCCATATCATATTGGATTACAATAAAACTCTTTGAAAGAGATGATATAATGTTTGGACCAAGGCCAGGTATAGTAAGGTTGGCCCTTGAATTAGTTGGTATTAAGAATATTTCAAAGATGAATTAG
- a CDS encoding phosphatidate cytidylyltransferase yields MEKENFRQLIHASGIFIVFVNIFLSPLIAILTCITIVLIVEAIFRIDENRKVFFFSFILRKCKRENDERGFVYFFIGIILTLYLFKFNIAIANAAILIFLLGDSASTIFGKRFGKTRLPFNERKTVVGTSAFFIVALIGALTQLPLTPALVGALCGAITEAYSPIDDNIPIPVIAGIAMSLVVYLI; encoded by the coding sequence ATGGAAAAAGAGAACTTCAGACAGTTGATTCATGCATCAGGTATCTTTATTGTTTTTGTAAATATTTTTTTAAGCCCCCTCATTGCCATACTCACGTGTATAACAATTGTGCTTATTGTAGAAGCTATTTTTAGAATCGATGAAAATAGAAAAGTATTCTTCTTTTCTTTTATTTTAAGGAAATGCAAACGGGAAAACGACGAACGAGGGTTTGTCTATTTCTTTATTGGAATTATACTGACACTTTATTTATTTAAATTTAACATAGCTATTGCCAATGCTGCAATACTAATTTTTTTACTGGGAGATTCTGCATCCACCATATTTGGAAAAAGATTTGGAAAAACACGGCTACCATTCAATGAAAGGAAAACTGTAGTGGGAACATCTGCATTTTTTATTGTTGCATTAATCGGTGCATTAACTCAACTTCCATTGACTCCTGCATTAGTTGGAGCATTATGTGGTGCTATAACTGAAGCATACAGCCCTATAGATGACAATATTCCAATTCCAGTGATAGCCGGTATTGCAATGAGTTTAGTAGTATACCTTATATAG
- the msrA gene encoding peptide-methionine (S)-S-oxide reductase MsrA has translation MENENKYKKAAFAAGCFWGIEETFRTTKGVISTAVGYMGGHTENPTYENVCSGRTGHAETVELTYDPSVITYNELLDIFWKIHDPTTLNRQGPDIGEQYRSVIFYYDSEQEKAARASKEELQQSGMYNRDVVTEIVPADKFKFYMAEDYHQQYLKKRGRSSCRF, from the coding sequence ATGGAAAATGAAAATAAATATAAGAAAGCTGCTTTTGCAGCAGGCTGTTTTTGGGGTATTGAAGAAACATTTAGGACTACAAAAGGAGTCATATCTACTGCGGTAGGTTACATGGGAGGGCATACAGAAAATCCGACCTATGAAAATGTTTGTTCTGGAAGAACTGGCCATGCGGAAACAGTAGAATTGACTTATGATCCTTCGGTGATCACCTACAATGAATTACTGGATATTTTCTGGAAGATCCATGACCCCACAACGCTTAACAGACAGGGGCCAGATATAGGTGAACAGTACAGATCTGTAATTTTCTACTACGACAGCGAACAGGAAAAAGCAGCACGTGCTTCAAAGGAAGAACTTCAACAATCTGGTATGTATAATCGAGATGTTGTAACCGAAATTGTACCTGCAGATAAATTCAAATTTTACATGGCTGAAGATTACCATCAGCAGTATTTGAAAAAAAGAGGACGCAGCAGCTGCAGATTCTAA